The Dehalococcoidia bacterium genome contains a region encoding:
- a CDS encoding response regulator transcription factor, giving the protein MISVILADDHHVVRKGIKALLESEADIRVSGEAGSGAEAALLAGQIKPDVMIVDLMLADMSGLAVIRQIRKKSPHTAAVVLSMYGNDCYVVEALQAGACSYVLKDSSPEELVRAVREASLGRRYLAPPLSDRAIEAYLQRSEESRLEPYDMLTSREREVLHLAAQGFTSSNIAERLFISPRTVEVHRARVMQKLGLRNRTELIHFAIRRGIIPEK; this is encoded by the coding sequence ATGATCAGTGTTATTCTGGCTGATGATCATCATGTGGTGCGCAAGGGCATCAAAGCCCTGCTCGAATCCGAAGCGGATATTCGTGTGAGTGGTGAGGCGGGCAGCGGCGCTGAGGCCGCGCTGCTGGCCGGGCAGATAAAGCCCGATGTCATGATAGTCGATCTGATGCTGGCGGATATGAGCGGGCTGGCGGTCATCCGGCAGATCAGGAAAAAGTCGCCTCATACCGCCGCTGTCGTACTGTCCATGTACGGGAATGATTGTTATGTGGTTGAAGCGCTGCAGGCAGGCGCCTGTTCATATGTGTTGAAGGACTCCTCCCCCGAAGAGTTGGTGCGCGCTGTGCGGGAGGCGTCGCTGGGAAGGCGCTACCTGGCGCCACCTCTCTCGGACCGCGCTATAGAAGCCTATCTGCAAAGGTCTGAGGAGAGCCGGCTCGAACCCTATGATATGCTCACCTCGCGCGAGCGCGAGGTGCTGCACCTGGCGGCGCAGGGGTTCACCAGTTCAAATATCGCGGAGAGGCTTTTCATCAGCCCTCGTACGGTAGAGGTGCATCGGGCCAGGGTTATGCAGAAGCTGGGATTGCGCAACCGCACCGAACTCATACATTTCGCTATCAGGCGCGGGATTATACCTGAAAAATAG
- a CDS encoding histidine kinase: MDDPLSTAKVLVDIQEGERRIIARELHDRLGQSLAVLKLLLGDAMNSSPDKARYTLSEAQSLVNEMMSLARELSLELRPKMLDDLGLLPALLYLFESFTSRTHVAVQFEHQGLHKKIPAETGLAAYRIVKEALENVAAHAGTGEARVRVWSDRWILSVHIEDSGCGFEADKLADTWPGGINGMHGRALIAGGRFSLSSAPGTGTVVTAELPLPVRSRKVIE, encoded by the coding sequence ATGGATGATCCTCTTTCGACCGCTAAAGTGCTTGTAGATATACAGGAGGGGGAACGGCGGATTATTGCCCGCGAACTCCACGATAGGCTGGGGCAGTCGCTGGCTGTGCTCAAGTTGCTGCTGGGCGATGCGATGAACTCCTCCCCGGATAAGGCGCGCTATACTTTGAGTGAGGCGCAGTCGTTGGTTAATGAGATGATGTCGCTGGCGCGCGAGCTTTCCCTGGAGCTACGCCCCAAGATGCTGGACGACCTGGGGCTGCTGCCGGCTCTGCTCTACCTGTTTGAGAGCTTCACTTCGCGCACTCACGTGGCCGTTCAGTTCGAGCACCAGGGGCTGCACAAGAAAATACCTGCCGAGACCGGACTGGCCGCTTATCGCATCGTTAAAGAAGCGCTGGAAAACGTAGCGGCGCACGCGGGCACGGGCGAAGCCAGGGTCAGAGTGTGGTCCGACCGCTGGATACTTTCCGTACACATCGAGGACAGTGGATGCGGCTTTGAGGCCGATAAGCTTGCCGACACCTGGCCCGGGGGTATTAACGGCATGCACGGACGCGCCCTGATCGCAGGCGGCAGGTTTTCCCTTTCCTCTGCACCCGGTACGGGGACGGTAGTCACGGCTGAGCTTCCCCTCCCCGTCAGATCGAGGAAGGTGATCGAATAA
- the metF gene encoding methylenetetrahydrofolate reductase [NAD(P)H]: MKISEIIRGQGKCLSFEFFPPKTPTGEERLLKRIENLKVFNPSFISVTQHAGADTLGKTKHIVRKLHDETGLTVMPHITCADPRRSELEPVINYYRQLGTENILALRGDPEEYGADVFDGQEHFRFASDLVRFLATYQRFCVGVAVYPEGHLESPNLGLDTAYTKQKIDQGAEFGITQMFFENFHFYQMMDRFEQDGIDIPIIAGIMPITDFQKVERFSELSGVEIPVPIVTKFEEMDDPDEIIKAGIDLATEQCLDLLENGVRYLHFYTLNRDEPAAKILNNLSSALT, translated from the coding sequence ATGAAGATAAGTGAAATTATAAGAGGGCAGGGCAAATGCCTCTCTTTTGAGTTCTTTCCGCCAAAAACGCCCACCGGCGAGGAAAGGCTATTGAAGCGGATTGAAAACCTGAAGGTTTTCAATCCGTCCTTTATCTCGGTCACACAGCATGCAGGGGCTGACACGCTGGGCAAGACCAAGCATATCGTGAGGAAGCTCCACGATGAAACCGGGCTGACCGTGATGCCGCATATCACCTGCGCCGATCCGCGCAGAAGCGAACTTGAACCTGTGATCAATTACTACCGGCAGCTGGGCACCGAGAACATACTGGCGCTGCGCGGCGATCCCGAAGAATACGGAGCAGATGTGTTCGACGGCCAGGAGCACTTCCGCTTCGCCTCCGACCTGGTGCGCTTCCTGGCCACTTACCAGAGATTCTGCGTCGGCGTGGCTGTTTATCCCGAAGGCCACCTGGAATCGCCTAACCTCGGGCTGGACACCGCCTACACCAAACAGAAAATCGACCAGGGAGCGGAGTTCGGCATTACGCAGATGTTCTTCGAGAACTTCCACTTCTATCAGATGATGGACCGCTTCGAGCAGGATGGTATCGACATACCCATTATTGCCGGAATTATGCCCATCACCGACTTTCAGAAGGTCGAGCGCTTCAGCGAGCTCTCCGGCGTGGAGATACCCGTGCCCATCGTCACCAAATTCGAAGAGATGGACGATCCGGATGAGATTATTAAGGCCGGCATCGACCTGGCCACCGAGCAGTGCCTGGACCTGCTGGAAAACGGTGTGCGTTACTTACATTTTTACACGCTGAACCGGGACGAGCCGGCGGCAAAAATATTGAATAATCTATCTTCCGCACTGACTTGA
- a CDS encoding CaiB/BaiF CoA-transferase family protein produces the protein MQVLEGIKIIELVHMPPGELCSMILGDFGADIIKVEAVPQAGGRKLIDPAEAEALKSFMAYNAVNRNKKSIRLNLKSEDGKQVFYKLAQQADVVIEGFRPGVAGRMGVDYATINKINPRIVYCSLSGYGQDGPYSQNPGHDINYISIAGALNLIGWPGSPPAIPLNFLADFAGASLHGVMGILLALFARQSSGKGQFVDISYTDSVITLMTFFLQQHFAAGMKFPRGQWGLAGGYPYYQTYETSDGKLISLGCVEPWFWENLCRAINREDLKEFSFTPDHFIQPQQDKKWQQATEEVKKVFLTRTRDEWFEILCKYDVPAGKVYDIDEVATDPQLLHRKMLLEFDHPKLGKVRQPGIAIKLSQTPGSVRSMAPYSGENTDEVMKSLGYAKQDMESLRKANAIG, from the coding sequence ATGCAGGTATTAGAAGGTATCAAGATCATCGAGCTCGTCCATATGCCTCCGGGCGAACTCTGCAGTATGATCCTGGGAGATTTCGGGGCCGATATCATTAAAGTGGAGGCTGTACCGCAGGCCGGCGGACGAAAATTGATCGACCCCGCCGAGGCCGAGGCCCTCAAGTCGTTTATGGCCTACAACGCCGTCAACCGCAATAAAAAGAGCATACGACTGAACCTTAAGTCAGAGGATGGGAAGCAGGTCTTTTACAAGCTGGCTCAACAGGCCGACGTGGTCATCGAAGGCTTCCGTCCCGGCGTGGCCGGGCGCATGGGCGTGGACTACGCGACGATAAATAAAATCAATCCACGCATCGTGTACTGCTCACTCAGCGGATACGGGCAGGACGGCCCCTACAGCCAGAATCCGGGACACGATATAAACTACATCTCCATAGCCGGGGCTCTCAACCTGATAGGATGGCCCGGCAGCCCGCCGGCCATCCCTCTCAATTTCCTGGCCGACTTCGCCGGCGCCTCGCTGCATGGTGTCATGGGCATCCTGCTGGCGCTTTTCGCGCGCCAGTCCTCGGGCAAGGGGCAATTCGTCGATATCTCTTACACGGACAGTGTAATCACGCTCATGACCTTTTTCCTGCAACAGCATTTCGCTGCCGGCATGAAGTTCCCCCGCGGGCAGTGGGGTCTGGCCGGGGGATATCCATACTATCAGACCTACGAGACATCGGACGGCAAGCTCATCAGTCTCGGCTGCGTGGAGCCATGGTTCTGGGAAAACCTGTGCCGGGCGATCAACCGTGAAGATCTGAAGGAATTCAGCTTCACACCCGATCATTTCATACAACCTCAACAGGATAAAAAATGGCAACAGGCTACGGAGGAGGTCAAGAAGGTCTTCCTGACCAGGACGCGCGATGAATGGTTTGAGATACTGTGCAAATATGACGTGCCGGCCGGAAAGGTCTACGATATAGACGAGGTGGCCACCGACCCGCAGCTCCTGCACCGCAAAATGCTGCTGGAATTCGATCATCCCAAGCTGGGCAAGGTCAGGCAGCCCGGCATAGCCATCAAACTCTCTCAAACTCCGGGCAGCGTGAGGAGCATGGCCCCTTACTCGGGCGAGAACACGGACGAGGTGATGAAGTCGCTGGGCTATGCCAAACAGGATATGGAAAGCTTGCGCAAAGCTAACGCGATAGGCTAA
- a CDS encoding Lrp/AsnC ligand binding domain-containing protein yields MAAKAFVLVTTSVGQTKSVLTHLKKLDGIKSVDAVMGPYDIIAVVEGESVDNVGKLITEQFHKISGIERTTTCQTIRIA; encoded by the coding sequence ATGGCAGCCAAAGCATTCGTACTGGTAACAACATCGGTGGGGCAGACCAAGTCGGTCCTCACTCATCTCAAGAAGCTCGACGGCATAAAGAGCGTGGACGCCGTGATGGGACCTTACGACATCATCGCTGTAGTGGAAGGGGAATCGGTGGATAATGTTGGCAAGCTGATTACCGAGCAGTTCCACAAGATCAGCGGTATCGAGCGCACAACTACCTGCCAGACGATCAGGATCGCCTGA
- a CDS encoding histidine triad nucleotide-binding protein has translation MDCIFCKIAAGTIPADVVYSDEELIAFRDIHPMAPVHDVLIPRKHIESVNGLSASDQSLAGRMLLTAGKVAEKEGIAESGYRLTFNCGPDGTQVVPHLHLHILGGRLLSEKLG, from the coding sequence ATGGACTGCATATTCTGTAAGATCGCTGCCGGAACCATACCGGCGGATGTTGTCTACAGCGATGAGGAATTGATCGCCTTTCGCGATATTCATCCGATGGCGCCCGTCCACGATGTCCTTATACCCAGGAAACACATCGAGTCGGTAAACGGCCTCTCCGCCTCCGACCAATCACTTGCCGGCCGGATGTTGCTGACAGCGGGAAAGGTAGCTGAAAAGGAGGGCATCGCGGAATCAGGCTACCGCCTGACATTCAATTGCGGCCCGGACGGCACGCAGGTCGTCCCGCATCTCCACCTCCACATACTGGGCGGACGCCTGCTATCGGAGAAACTGGGTTAA
- the ispH gene encoding 4-hydroxy-3-methylbut-2-enyl diphosphate reductase, with product MKIEKARELGFCFGVRRALKIIESSARRGQSIATLGPIVHNKTVVARLKALGVSVVEDADNLESGTIAVSSHGLSPAVLEKLLAAGAEVIDTTCPIVRSAQKAARRLANAGFGVIIFGEASHPEVRGLLGWAGDKSIASMDAGQVPIESLPTRIGIMAQTTQSRAEFIAFVNRLNQRLLPRAREIRVENTLCQETQKRQLAAEELAGTSDLMIVVGGHNSANTRRLAEVCQHIVETHHIENAGEIDIEWLKGKKAVGITAGASTPDEAIEQVIDRTVSLSADT from the coding sequence ATGAAGATAGAGAAGGCCCGCGAGCTCGGCTTCTGTTTCGGTGTGCGGCGCGCTCTCAAGATCATTGAAAGCTCGGCCCGCCGGGGACAATCTATAGCTACGCTCGGGCCGATTGTACACAACAAGACGGTCGTTGCGCGGCTCAAGGCCCTGGGGGTGAGTGTCGTGGAGGATGCCGACAATCTGGAGAGCGGCACAATTGCGGTCTCTTCACACGGTCTCTCTCCGGCGGTGCTGGAGAAGCTCCTGGCGGCGGGGGCAGAAGTTATCGACACGACCTGCCCGATTGTGCGCAGCGCGCAGAAAGCGGCTCGACGGCTGGCCAACGCAGGCTTCGGGGTCATTATCTTCGGAGAGGCCAGCCACCCCGAAGTGCGCGGGCTTCTGGGTTGGGCCGGCGACAAGTCCATTGCCTCGATGGATGCGGGCCAGGTGCCGATTGAGAGCCTACCAACACGTATCGGCATCATGGCGCAAACCACGCAGAGCAGGGCGGAGTTCATAGCCTTCGTCAACCGGCTCAATCAGCGACTGCTTCCCCGTGCAAGGGAGATCAGGGTAGAGAACACGCTCTGCCAGGAGACGCAGAAAAGGCAGCTGGCAGCCGAAGAGTTGGCCGGGACCAGCGACCTCATGATAGTCGTCGGCGGGCACAATAGCGCCAATACCCGCCGCCTGGCGGAAGTCTGCCAGCATATTGTGGAGACGCATCATATTGAGAACGCCGGCGAGATAGATATTGAGTGGCTTAAGGGCAAGAAGGCTGTGGGTATAACTGCAGGCGCTTCCACGCCGGATGAGGCTATTGAGCAGGTTATAGATCGAACAGTCTCGCTTTCGGCGGATACTTAA
- a CDS encoding 3-hydroxybutyryl-CoA dehydrogenase, which produces MTIKKIGVVGFGLMGRGIAEVSAKAGYDVVASEISKDLLDKGMAAVRVSLSKAVEKGKMAQADMDKTLAKIKGTTEMTDFRDCDLVVEAAIENLDLKKKIFIDLDRVCGPGAILSTNTSCLSVMDVAAVTKRPDKVLGCHFFNPVPLMKLLELVKTITTSKETLETAVEWGKSLGKTVITAPDRPGFIVNRSFLPYMVEAFEMYENGVATREDIDTGVQLGLNHPMGPLTLADMVGLDTLLFVMDAIYAETKNPKFVAPVLLRKMVTAGHLGRKTGKGFYDYK; this is translated from the coding sequence ATGACAATAAAGAAAATAGGTGTTGTGGGGTTTGGATTGATGGGCCGAGGCATTGCCGAGGTGAGCGCCAAGGCGGGTTACGATGTGGTCGCATCCGAGATCAGCAAGGATTTGCTGGATAAGGGTATGGCTGCCGTCAGGGTTTCGCTTTCAAAGGCGGTGGAGAAGGGTAAAATGGCACAGGCTGATATGGACAAGACGCTGGCCAAGATCAAAGGTACCACGGAAATGACGGATTTCAGGGACTGCGATCTCGTCGTGGAGGCTGCCATTGAGAACCTCGATCTCAAAAAAAAGATATTTATTGATTTGGACCGCGTCTGTGGTCCGGGCGCCATACTCAGCACGAACACATCCTGCCTGTCGGTTATGGATGTGGCGGCGGTAACCAAGCGCCCGGACAAGGTATTGGGCTGCCATTTCTTCAATCCCGTGCCGCTGATGAAATTGCTGGAACTGGTGAAGACCATAACCACCAGCAAGGAGACTCTGGAGACCGCAGTGGAGTGGGGAAAATCGCTGGGCAAGACCGTTATCACTGCTCCGGACAGGCCGGGTTTTATCGTCAACCGCTCATTTCTGCCATATATGGTGGAAGCTTTCGAGATGTATGAAAACGGCGTGGCTACCAGGGAGGACATCGACACGGGAGTGCAGCTGGGGCTTAACCATCCCATGGGGCCGCTTACGCTGGCCGACATGGTCGGGCTGGATACCTTGCTCTTCGTCATGGATGCAATCTATGCCGAAACTAAAAATCCCAAGTTCGTCGCTCCCGTTCTGCTGCGCAAGATGGTAACCGCCGGTCATCTGGGACGCAAGACCGGAAAGGGTTTTTACGACTATAAGTAA
- a CDS encoding enoyl-CoA hydratase-related protein — protein MAVGYQKEGRLAIITLNRPEALNSFDPQQISEINKCFYDFNADEELWVAILTGSGERAFSVGADIKTTLPLIQQSAHRGEMPAPAICEDMQIWKPIIAAINGACLGGGFEVALACDIRIAAENATFGFPEINLGLIPGWGGTQRLPRAVAQAKAVEMLTSGRPIDAQEAYRIGLVNRVVPAAELMNEAKKMAETLLKPAPLAARAAKQAMMTGLNTTLLNGLDIEYQIERIVTSTEDFKEGRQAFIEKRKANFKAK, from the coding sequence ATGGCAGTAGGCTATCAGAAAGAGGGCAGGCTGGCAATCATCACGCTCAACCGGCCGGAAGCTCTGAACTCATTCGATCCGCAGCAGATAAGCGAGATCAACAAATGTTTCTACGATTTCAACGCTGATGAGGAACTATGGGTGGCCATTCTGACCGGATCGGGCGAGAGGGCTTTCTCCGTGGGCGCCGATATTAAAACGACTCTGCCGCTGATACAGCAGAGCGCTCACCGCGGTGAAATGCCTGCGCCAGCTATCTGCGAGGATATGCAGATATGGAAACCCATTATAGCCGCTATCAACGGCGCCTGCCTGGGTGGCGGTTTCGAGGTAGCCCTGGCCTGTGATATAAGGATCGCGGCCGAGAATGCCACGTTCGGCTTTCCGGAGATCAACCTGGGCCTTATCCCGGGCTGGGGCGGCACACAGCGCCTGCCACGGGCTGTAGCGCAGGCGAAGGCAGTTGAGATGCTTACTTCAGGCCGTCCCATCGATGCTCAGGAAGCTTATCGCATCGGCCTGGTCAACCGGGTCGTGCCGGCCGCCGAACTGATGAATGAGGCTAAGAAGATGGCAGAAACACTTCTCAAACCTGCGCCGCTGGCCGCCCGGGCTGCCAAGCAGGCTATGATGACGGGCTTAAATACCACTCTTCTGAACGGGCTTGATATCGAGTATCAGATTGAGAGGATTGTCACCAGTACGGAGGATTTCAAAGAGGGGCGGCAGGCGTTCATCGAGAAGCGCAAGGCGAATTTTAAAGCTAAATAA
- a CDS encoding PAC2 family protein, whose product MSGEEAIRLSGSPGLKGSVLIVAWAEDAGKLGVRAVDYLLQSLGCSEFGEVLPEGFFPMGGVNVVDNVARFPESKFYVCDRNNLVIFKSSIPRMGWHRFLTSVLDVADRDCAVKEIYTMGAMISTAAHTVPRSLISIVNNKEIKPTLDPYNVISDNDYETPSGQKPTLSSYLSWLAGQRNIPAVNLWVPVPYYLVSTDDPRAVKRLVYFFNSKFDLGVDFTALDSVIALQNNKIARLFDKSPEIKNMVRKLEVGDGLDGEESEKLAREMAEALK is encoded by the coding sequence GTGAGCGGCGAAGAGGCTATTAGATTAAGCGGCAGCCCGGGCCTGAAAGGATCAGTCTTGATAGTAGCCTGGGCTGAGGATGCCGGCAAACTGGGAGTGCGGGCCGTTGATTACCTGTTGCAGTCTCTGGGCTGTAGTGAGTTCGGCGAAGTGCTGCCTGAGGGCTTCTTCCCCATGGGCGGGGTGAATGTAGTGGACAATGTAGCCCGCTTTCCTGAAAGCAAGTTCTATGTGTGTGATCGCAATAACCTGGTAATTTTCAAGAGCAGTATTCCCAGGATGGGCTGGCACAGGTTCCTTACATCGGTGCTTGATGTCGCTGATCGTGATTGCGCTGTCAAGGAGATATATACCATGGGAGCCATGATCTCCACAGCCGCTCACACGGTCCCGAGATCGCTCATTTCGATTGTGAATAACAAAGAAATCAAGCCCACGCTGGATCCGTATAATGTCATTTCAGACAACGATTACGAGACTCCCTCCGGCCAGAAGCCCACACTGAGCTCATATCTGTCATGGCTGGCGGGGCAGCGCAACATACCGGCGGTCAATCTCTGGGTGCCGGTTCCATATTACCTGGTGTCCACGGATGATCCCCGCGCGGTAAAGCGGCTTGTATATTTTTTCAACAGCAAGTTTGATCTCGGGGTTGACTTCACGGCTCTGGATTCAGTCATCGCCCTGCAAAACAATAAAATCGCCAGGCTGTTCGACAAGTCTCCCGAGATAAAAAATATGGTGCGCAAGCTGGAAGTGGGTGATGGATTGGATGGCGAGGAGAGCGAGAAGCTTGCACGCGAGATGGCCGAGGCGCTCAAGTAA
- a CDS encoding PAC2 family protein: protein MGIRYIKEPGLIDPVMIAAWPGIGNIGLIALDTLRRSLQAEQMAYIEPDDFFYPRKAIIRDGELVKLDFPASDFFYHTTGKHDLILFLGEEQPAEGGGVYAAGSMAYDMANMVLDVAQKYGCRRIYTSGAAVAPMHHTARSRAWAVPNSPELVAEFRGYDNTVLMSDIEGRGGEGNIAGLNGLLLGIARRRGIDAVCIMGEIPIYLQGFPFPYPKGSKSVLEVLSTALDLWIDMEVINELARQSESELTRLYEKLPDEIKQQLDRLKESTVAAAESGDLITEDDKKKILEDIDKFFKHDVGGEQK, encoded by the coding sequence ATGGGGATTCGCTATATTAAAGAGCCCGGACTGATCGATCCGGTGATGATCGCGGCCTGGCCGGGCATAGGCAACATCGGTCTGATTGCACTGGACACGTTGCGCAGGTCGCTGCAGGCTGAGCAGATGGCTTATATAGAGCCCGATGATTTTTTCTATCCCAGGAAGGCCATTATACGTGATGGCGAGCTGGTGAAACTGGATTTCCCGGCCAGCGACTTTTTCTACCATACAACTGGAAAGCATGACCTGATATTATTTCTCGGCGAAGAACAGCCGGCCGAGGGAGGAGGAGTCTATGCAGCCGGCAGCATGGCCTACGATATGGCCAATATGGTATTGGATGTGGCGCAGAAGTATGGATGCAGGCGTATCTACACCTCCGGGGCGGCGGTGGCGCCCATGCATCATACTGCCAGGTCACGGGCCTGGGCTGTGCCCAATTCACCCGAACTTGTCGCTGAATTCAGGGGCTACGATAACACCGTGCTGATGTCGGATATAGAAGGGCGTGGAGGTGAGGGTAACATTGCCGGCCTTAACGGGCTTTTGCTGGGCATAGCACGTAGGCGTGGCATTGATGCGGTCTGCATCATGGGGGAGATACCCATATATCTGCAGGGTTTTCCCTTTCCCTATCCCAAAGGGTCCAAGTCGGTGCTCGAAGTGCTTTCTACGGCACTTGATCTATGGATCGATATGGAAGTGATAAATGAGCTGGCCCGGCAAAGTGAGAGTGAACTGACACGGCTCTATGAGAAACTTCCTGATGAGATCAAGCAGCAGCTCGACCGGCTCAAAGAGTCCACTGTGGCTGCGGCCGAGAGCGGAGATTTGATAACCGAGGACGATAAGAAAAAGATACTTGAAGATATAGATAAGTTCTTCAAGCATGATGTGGGGGGAGAGCAGAAGTGA